Proteins encoded in a region of the Rutidosis leptorrhynchoides isolate AG116_Rl617_1_P2 chromosome 9, CSIRO_AGI_Rlap_v1, whole genome shotgun sequence genome:
- the LOC139868442 gene encoding uncharacterized mitochondrial protein AtMg00810-like, with protein MTDLGPLNYFLSISVSRTSSRMFLFQKKYATEILEHADMESCNPCRTPVDTCTKLTAFSPPVKDPTLYRSLAGALQYLTFTRLDILYVVQQICLFMHDPREPHMAALRHIL; from the coding sequence ATGACAGATCTCGGCCCGCTGAACTACTTCCTCAGCATTTCGGTCTCCCGCACATCTTCTAGAATGTTCCTATTCCAGAAGAAATACGCCACCGAGATACTTGAGCATGCCGACATGGAAAGTTGTAACCCTTGTAGGACACCGGTAGATACTTGTACCAAACTCACTGCATTCAGCCCTCCTGTGAAGGATCCCACCTTATATCGGAGCCTTGCTGGGGCTCTTCAGTACTTGACATTCACCCGTCTTGACATTTTGTATGTCGTTCAGCAGATTTGTCTTTTTATGCATGATCCACGCGAGCCCCATATGGCTGCTCTACGACACATCTTATGA